The Phoenix dactylifera cultivar Barhee BC4 chromosome 17, palm_55x_up_171113_PBpolish2nd_filt_p, whole genome shotgun sequence genome contains a region encoding:
- the LOC103717171 gene encoding ubiquinone biosynthesis protein COQ4 homolog, mitochondrial translates to MEGTRIHLKGWQQAAVALGSALGALMDPRRADLIAALGETTGKPAFQRVLERMKNSPEGREVLLERPRVISAKVSHAWDMPENTFGSAYARFMGSRNFSPDDRPPVRFMDTEELAYVATRAREVHDFWHVLFGLPTNLLGESALKVVEFEQMLLPMCLLSVFGGSARFSEKQRARFFQHYFPWATQAGLRCTDLMCLYYEKHFDEDLDDVRKQWGIIPCPEPKLKS, encoded by the exons ATGGAAGGAACACGCATTCATCTGAAGGGATGGCAGCAGGCAGCAGTTGCCCTTGGCTCAGCTCTTGGTGCCCTAATGGATCCAAGAAGAGCAGATCTAATAGCTGCTCTTGGAGAGACCACCGGAAAGCCAGCTTTTCAACGGGTGCTTGAGAGGATGAAGAATAGCCCTGAAGGCAGA GAAGTTCTTTTAGAGCGACCCCGTGTTATATCTGCAAAGGTGTCACATGCATGGGACATGCCTGAGAACACATTTGGTTCGGCATATGCAAGGTTCATGGGATCAAGGAACTTCTCTCCAGATGACCGCCCACCTGTTCGATTCATGGATACGGAAGAACTGGCATATGTGGCTACACGTGCTCGTGAGGTGCATGATTTCTGGCATGTTCTATTTGGCCTGCCTACAAATCTGCTTGGAGAGTCTGCCCTGAAGGTAGTGGAGTTTGAGCAGATGCTTCTTCCCATGTGTCTGCTGTCAGTTTTTGGAGGTTCAGCAAGGTTTAGTGAGAAGCAAAGGGCTCGCTTCTTCCAACATTACTTCCCATGGGCCACGCAAGCTGGTCTGCGGTGCACAGATCTTATGTGTCTCTATTATGAGAAGCACTTTGATGAAGACTTAGACGATGTGCGAAAGCAGTGGGGGATAATCCCTTGTCCAGAACCGAAACTGAAAAGCTAA
- the LOC103717143 gene encoding proline-rich protein 36-like isoform X1, protein MATKVNPSSSAESHHLQSTTSTVSASTHKVSMLGAKSGFVIPKNKLSGSLVPIIRGGGKVEAGSTAKEESTKQVQRKTKWSADLTLDAAVRKGRALAYQTRLEQITQQLKSGALEIVDDQGSQSPKHASNHDSASHQSQKLELLELERREVIGEILRLNPSYKAPADYKPLLKEAKVPIPIKAYPGYNFIGLLLGPESNTQKRLEEETGAKISVYGAKKDTGEKRQITQSDLPEAQGAYEELYVNVSADTYEKVDAAVALIELLLTPVSGSSAVSSINSTSIAGCQEETASVYMISPVADVNQGIPQPVLVTAQPALPQYPPYPAPWYPVASFNTPRPPSGFMPPLPNYSIRFPQSPAGPHSVGPLIGQNPPFGSTLGSSSAVASRPQLPMQAMPQPLNQATPPRSLPMPAQQPPPAYTVTQSQPSSTAPPFTASQSMPYGTMPAPRPPVPVNPQSVSMAPAVQLPNRPLTSPAIPGSSGWPTAPPFVPPMQRPPQMAPPSMAPPMRPQPAVSAMPIASASSALNMSSGVASWPPAVASAPSRPNMPADVTNRPPPANFALSAVFPSRPSSAPPFSSMPPPGGPVSTPVMIPSTSGAPLRAPIPALAPKPPPIPSPAQRPPPMLASASSPMLGPPPFVPQTAALVSPSAPILAQASAPSQSVPPVMARPPIPLQSVATGQAPRPAQPPMPSPQPPPAAPVSNSVSTPSFTPVTPATSTVNTTPIAAPRPPRPVSR, encoded by the exons ATGGCTACAAAAGTCAATCCTTCATCTTCTGCTGAATCTCACCATCTGCAGTCTACTACATCTACAGTTTCAGCAAGTACACATAAGGTCTCCATGTTGGGGGCAAAATCTGgatttgtcataccaaaaaataaattatctggTTCTTTGGTTCCTATCATCCGAGGTGGTGGAAAAGTAGAAGCCGGCAGTACTGCCAAAGAAGAAAGTACCAAACAAGTTCAGAGGAAAACAAAATGGAGTGCTGATCTAACACTAGATGCTGCTGTCAGGAAAGGAAGAGCTTTAGCATATCAG ACTCGACTGGAGCAAATAACCCAACAACTGAAATCTGGAGCTCTGGAGATTGTAGATGATCAAGGTTCTCAGTCACCAAAGCATGCTTCAAACCATGATTCTGCTAGCCACCAG TCCCAGAAGCTTGAGCTCTTGGAGTTGGAAAGACGAGAAGTTATTG GCGAAATATTACGTCTAAATCCTAGCTACAAAGCTCCAGCAGATTATAAACCATTGCTGAAAGAAGCCAAAGTTCCTATTCCT ATTAAAGCATATCCAGGATACAATTTTATTGGACTACTATTGGGGCCCGAAAGCAATACACAGAAGCGGTTAGAAGAG GAAACGGGAGCTAAAATATCAGTATATGGAGCAAAAAAGGATACAGGAGAGAAG CGTCAAATTACTCAGTCAGACTTACCTGAAGCCCAGGGTGCTTATGAGGAGCTGTACGTCAATGTCTCAGCAGACACATATGAGAAAGTTGATGCTGCTGTTGCACTGATTGAGCTGCTACTTACTCCTGTATCT GGTAGCTCAGCagtttcttcaataaattccaCCTCTATTGCTGGATGCCAGGAGGAGACAGCTTCTGTTTATATGATTTCGCCCGTGGCTGATGTCAATCAGGGTATTCCGCAGCCGGTGCTGGTGACTGCTCAGCCTGCTCTACCACAGTATCCACCATATCCTGCACCTTGGTATCCAGTTGCCTCATTCAATACTCCACGTCCACCCTCTGGATTCATGCCTCCTTTGCCCAACTATTCCATTCGCTTTCCTCAATCTCCTGCCGGTCCTCATAGTGTTGGTCCTTTAATTGGACAAAACCCTCCCTTTGGCTCAACTCTGGGGTCCTCTTCAGCTGTTGCCTCTAGACCTCAGTTACCTATGCAAGCTATGCCACAGCCTCTGAACCAGGCTACTCCACCTCGAAGCCTTCCCATGCCAGCTCAGCAGCCCCCACCGGCATATACGGTTACACAATCCCAGCCTAGTTCCACTgcacctccattcacggcttctCAATCAATGCCTTATGGAACAATGCCAGCACCAAGACCACCTGTGCCTGTGAATCCACAGTCGGTATCCATGGCTCCTGCAGTCCAACTTCCCAACAGGCCATTAACATCGCCTGCTATTCCTGGTAGTTCTGGATGGCCCACTGCACCTCCATTTGTTCCACCAATGCAAAGGCCACCTCAGATGGCTCCTCCCTCGATGGCTCCACCTATGAGGCCTCAGCCAGCTGTTTCTGCAATGCCCATTGCTTCAGCCTCTTCTGCGTTGAATATGTCTTCTGGTGTAGCCAGTTGGCCTCCAGCGGTTGCTTCTGCACCTTCCCGACCAAATATGCCTGCTGATgttaccaataggcctccaccAGCAAATTTTGCCCTATCAGCTGTGTTTCCTTCCCGGCCTTCTTCTGCTCCACCTTTTTCTTCAATGCCTCCCCCAGGTGGACCTGTTTCAACACCAGTAATGATTCCATCTACTTCTGGAGCACCATTACGTGCACCTATTCCCGCATTGGCTCCGAAACCTCCACCAATTCCTTCACCAGCACAGAGACCACCACCTATGCTGGCGTCAGCATCATCTCCCATGCTTGGTCCTCCACCTTTTGTTCCtcaaactgctgcattagttaGCCCATCTGCCCCTATTCTGGCTCAAGCATCAGCTCCTTCCCAATCTGTGCCGCCAGTAATGGCGCGGCCACCTATTCCCCTTCAATCAGTAGCTACTGGACAAGCACCAAGACCAGCTCAGCCACCAATGCCATCACCACAACCACCACCTGCAGCACCTGTTTCCAATTCTGTGAGCACGCCTAGTTTCACTCCTGTAACACCAGCAACATCCACCGTCAATACTACACCCATTGCAGCTCCAAGGCCCCCCCGCCCGGTGTCCCGGTGA
- the LOC103717143 gene encoding proline-rich protein 36-like isoform X2: MILLTEQTRLEQITQQLKSGALEIVDDQGSQSPKHASNHDSASHQSQKLELLELERREVIGEILRLNPSYKAPADYKPLLKEAKVPIPIKAYPGYNFIGLLLGPESNTQKRLEEETGAKISVYGAKKDTGEKRQITQSDLPEAQGAYEELYVNVSADTYEKVDAAVALIELLLTPVSGSSAVSSINSTSIAGCQEETASVYMISPVADVNQGIPQPVLVTAQPALPQYPPYPAPWYPVASFNTPRPPSGFMPPLPNYSIRFPQSPAGPHSVGPLIGQNPPFGSTLGSSSAVASRPQLPMQAMPQPLNQATPPRSLPMPAQQPPPAYTVTQSQPSSTAPPFTASQSMPYGTMPAPRPPVPVNPQSVSMAPAVQLPNRPLTSPAIPGSSGWPTAPPFVPPMQRPPQMAPPSMAPPMRPQPAVSAMPIASASSALNMSSGVASWPPAVASAPSRPNMPADVTNRPPPANFALSAVFPSRPSSAPPFSSMPPPGGPVSTPVMIPSTSGAPLRAPIPALAPKPPPIPSPAQRPPPMLASASSPMLGPPPFVPQTAALVSPSAPILAQASAPSQSVPPVMARPPIPLQSVATGQAPRPAQPPMPSPQPPPAAPVSNSVSTPSFTPVTPATSTVNTTPIAAPRPPRPVSR, encoded by the exons ATGATATTACTGACTGAGCAGACTCGACTGGAGCAAATAACCCAACAACTGAAATCTGGAGCTCTGGAGATTGTAGATGATCAAGGTTCTCAGTCACCAAAGCATGCTTCAAACCATGATTCTGCTAGCCACCAG TCCCAGAAGCTTGAGCTCTTGGAGTTGGAAAGACGAGAAGTTATTG GCGAAATATTACGTCTAAATCCTAGCTACAAAGCTCCAGCAGATTATAAACCATTGCTGAAAGAAGCCAAAGTTCCTATTCCT ATTAAAGCATATCCAGGATACAATTTTATTGGACTACTATTGGGGCCCGAAAGCAATACACAGAAGCGGTTAGAAGAG GAAACGGGAGCTAAAATATCAGTATATGGAGCAAAAAAGGATACAGGAGAGAAG CGTCAAATTACTCAGTCAGACTTACCTGAAGCCCAGGGTGCTTATGAGGAGCTGTACGTCAATGTCTCAGCAGACACATATGAGAAAGTTGATGCTGCTGTTGCACTGATTGAGCTGCTACTTACTCCTGTATCT GGTAGCTCAGCagtttcttcaataaattccaCCTCTATTGCTGGATGCCAGGAGGAGACAGCTTCTGTTTATATGATTTCGCCCGTGGCTGATGTCAATCAGGGTATTCCGCAGCCGGTGCTGGTGACTGCTCAGCCTGCTCTACCACAGTATCCACCATATCCTGCACCTTGGTATCCAGTTGCCTCATTCAATACTCCACGTCCACCCTCTGGATTCATGCCTCCTTTGCCCAACTATTCCATTCGCTTTCCTCAATCTCCTGCCGGTCCTCATAGTGTTGGTCCTTTAATTGGACAAAACCCTCCCTTTGGCTCAACTCTGGGGTCCTCTTCAGCTGTTGCCTCTAGACCTCAGTTACCTATGCAAGCTATGCCACAGCCTCTGAACCAGGCTACTCCACCTCGAAGCCTTCCCATGCCAGCTCAGCAGCCCCCACCGGCATATACGGTTACACAATCCCAGCCTAGTTCCACTgcacctccattcacggcttctCAATCAATGCCTTATGGAACAATGCCAGCACCAAGACCACCTGTGCCTGTGAATCCACAGTCGGTATCCATGGCTCCTGCAGTCCAACTTCCCAACAGGCCATTAACATCGCCTGCTATTCCTGGTAGTTCTGGATGGCCCACTGCACCTCCATTTGTTCCACCAATGCAAAGGCCACCTCAGATGGCTCCTCCCTCGATGGCTCCACCTATGAGGCCTCAGCCAGCTGTTTCTGCAATGCCCATTGCTTCAGCCTCTTCTGCGTTGAATATGTCTTCTGGTGTAGCCAGTTGGCCTCCAGCGGTTGCTTCTGCACCTTCCCGACCAAATATGCCTGCTGATgttaccaataggcctccaccAGCAAATTTTGCCCTATCAGCTGTGTTTCCTTCCCGGCCTTCTTCTGCTCCACCTTTTTCTTCAATGCCTCCCCCAGGTGGACCTGTTTCAACACCAGTAATGATTCCATCTACTTCTGGAGCACCATTACGTGCACCTATTCCCGCATTGGCTCCGAAACCTCCACCAATTCCTTCACCAGCACAGAGACCACCACCTATGCTGGCGTCAGCATCATCTCCCATGCTTGGTCCTCCACCTTTTGTTCCtcaaactgctgcattagttaGCCCATCTGCCCCTATTCTGGCTCAAGCATCAGCTCCTTCCCAATCTGTGCCGCCAGTAATGGCGCGGCCACCTATTCCCCTTCAATCAGTAGCTACTGGACAAGCACCAAGACCAGCTCAGCCACCAATGCCATCACCACAACCACCACCTGCAGCACCTGTTTCCAATTCTGTGAGCACGCCTAGTTTCACTCCTGTAACACCAGCAACATCCACCGTCAATACTACACCCATTGCAGCTCCAAGGCCCCCCCGCCCGGTGTCCCGGTGA